From the Glutamicibacter halophytocola genome, the window TACTAGTCAGAACGCTTTTGAGTCCTGGATCAGTATCTGGCAACGAGAAATACTATACACATAATTCTCGGCTGTATGCCAATTGGAAGCTCCTGAAGGTGCTGTGCAGTGCGTCACCTGCACCCCAGGAGCCCAATCGCGGCTGCTGCTAGCTGTTCGGGGCAATCCTGGAAGCGATCAACCGTGCTTCTTCCACGGTGGGGCCAGGTGTTGGAACCATGATGGATTCGCGGTAGTAGCGAAGTTCGTCAATGGAATCCTGGATGTCGCCCAGCGCCCTGTGGTTGCCGGTTTTCACCGGGGCTTCGAAGTGGGCAGCCGGGTACCAGCGTCGGCTGAGCTCTTTCAGTGTGGAGACGTCGATGATTCGGTAGTGCAGGTGCTCGATGACCTCTGGCATGTCCCGTGCCAGGAAGTTCTTATCGGTGCCCACCGAGTTGCCGCCGAGCAAGGCCTTCTTGGCCTCGGGCACATGCTGCTTGATGTAGTCGAGGACGATGCGCTGGGCTTCGTCCATGGTGATGCCCTGCTCAAGCTCGGGGAGCAGGCCGCTGACTGTATGCATGTTGCGCACAAAGTCGTCCATCTGGGCCAACGCCGCGGGTTCGGGCTTGATGACTACCTGGATTCCTTCATCAACGACCACCAGCTCTGAATCGGTGATCAGCACTGCTACCTCGATCAATGCGTCGTTGACCAGATCCAGGCCGGTCATCTCGCAGTCGATCCATACAATTTTTTCTGAATTACTAGCCACATGACCAATCTACACGCGCTGGCAGGCTGTGGGGCAGCGCACGGCGTGATTGCGCGCTTGGAAACAGTGTCCTGCCCGCTTTGAGAGGCGGTGCGATGCTAAAATCGTCTGAGATTCCCGGCCGTTGAATCACCTGTTCGCATGGCGAATCCCGATGCGTGGTTGGCCAAGTTTTACCAGATTTTTTGTCCGCTACAGCACGAGGTGTCAATGTGTCAGCCAGCAACGTAGAAGCAGTGCGCTCCCAGCCCGAGGCTGGCATTAACAGGACGCTGCTCAGCGGCGTCATTGGCGCATCGCTGCTACTTTTTGGCTCATTCGGAACCGGGTGGCTCGCCAGCGTATCACCGCTTAACCGCGATCCATTTTTCATCATGCTGCGCACCGAAGCCGCCGGTGTCATCACTTGCGTCATCCTGCTGGCCATTGGGTGCTGGCTGCTTTTCCGCTCGTGGTGGCGGCTTGGCCAAAAACTGCGCGACTGGGGTGAAGGTTCCCTTAAGATCATTCGCCGGGCGGTCTGGCTATGGAGCATACCGATGTTTGTCGCGCTGCCGATCATGAGCCGCGACGTCTTCGCCTATATCGGACAAGGGCGTTTGGTCGACGCAGGGCAGGATCCTTACGTCGATGGGATTTCCAGCCTGAACAACTGGTTCCAGCTGGGCACCGACACCATGTGGGCCCAGGATGGCACCCCCTACGGGCCCTTGTACTTGTCCATCGAATACCTGGTGGTCAACATTGTTGGCGGTTCGACCGATGCCGCGATTCTCGCCTTCAGGGCGATCGCGTTCATCGGGGTATTGCTCTGCCTGCACTTTGTGCCGAAGCTGGCCGAACTGCATTCTGTTCCGGGAGCAAAAGCTGCGTGGATGACCGTTGCGAATCCGCTGTTCCTGGTGAATTTTGTTGCCAGCGCCCACAACGACGCGCTGATGACCGGCCTGTCCGTGTGGGCGGTTTATCTTGCGTGCAAGCGGCATGGATTCTGGGCGATTGTTGTCCTGGCTGCTTCCATTGGCGTCAAGCCCATCACCCTGGTCCTGCTGCCGTTCATCGGCCTGCTCTGGGCCGGGCCGAATGCCACGTGGCCCCGCCGCATCCTGTATTGGTTCTACTCGGGCATGATCTTCCTGGCCCTCATGACCGCTGTCGGGTGGCTCAACGGATACTGGTTCGGCTGGCTGGATGTCATGCTCAACTACACCGGGGCCGGCTTCTCGATCTTTGCCCCGCTGGGCCTGATGACCGTCGCCATTTCAAGCATCTTCCAATCCTTCGGATGGGAATCGGACGGCGTGCTATCGGTCATCAAGACCGCGGGACGGCTTATCGGCGTACTGATGGCGATCGTGCTGATGTTCCGAGGCAAATATTCCCATCTGGTGCAGCGCATGGCCATCGCGTTCTCCGCGATCGTTGTCCTCTCGCCGGTGATCCAGCCCTGGTACTTGCTGTGGCTCCTGCCGTTCTTCGCCGCCACGGGCCTGCGCGATGACTGGCAAATGCTATGGCTCCACCTGACCACGATCTTCTTCCTGGCCTATCAGGCAGCCGACCAGATCTTCGTTTGGCAGTTCCTCCAAGATTCCCTGGTGCCGCGTGTCCAGATGATTTCGTGGGGCATTTCGATTGCTTGCGCCGTCTACCTGGTCTTCTTCGATCCAAAAACCAAGACCATCTGCCCTGACCTTCTGAGCTCCACCAACTGGTTGAAGAAGCCGAAGAAGGCCTAGTGGCGGTGTTGGCAATTAACCGGATGCTCTTGGGGGAGAGCCTGCGCTCACTGGGATGGCAGGGATTTGCCGCCTCGGCGATGATCACCGTGGCTTCCTGGGGGATTGGTTGGTTCCCGCGCAACCAGCTTTCCCCGCTGGCCCGCAGCGGGTTCTTCATCGAATTCCGGACCGATGCCAGCGGCGTCATCACGTGCATTATCTTGATGGCGTTGGGCATGGTGTGGTTGACCCGAACGTGGATTGTCACCAGGCCACGCGTGCAAGGTGCCATGGGTGTCACCCACAAGGAACTGGGACGGCTGTTGGGCATGTGGGCAGCTCCGTTGATGTTCAGCTTTCCGATTCTCAGCCGCGATGTGTATTCCTATCTTGCCCAAGGGAGGATGCTGCACGCAGACAAATCACCGTATGCCGAGGGCATCTCGGCCCTGCCGGGCTGGTTTGATGGAGGCTCCGACGGCCTCTGGGCGCAATCGCCTTCGCCATATGGCCCGTTCTTCCTGGTGCTGGCCCGCATCATCTTTTTCGCCTCCAATGGCATTCCAGAAATCGGCGTGGGGCTGTTGCGCGTTGTCGCAATGCTCGGCGTGATTGGCTGCTTTCACTTCACGGCAAAACTTGCCAATAAAATGGGCCAGAACCCGACCTGGGCCAACTGGGCCATCGTGGGCAACCCGCTGTTCCTGCTGACCATGATTGGTGGCGTTCACAATGACGCGCTGATGATTGCCGGAGTTTTCTGCGCCATGGCCTACGCCTACGATCGCCGGCCCGTAGCCTCGACATTGGCGTTGTCGATTGCCATTTCGGTCAAGCCGATCGTATTGCTTGTTCTGCCGTTCCTTGGCTTGATTATTCTCGGCAAGAACCCATCGAAGCGTGCCCGCTGGTCCATGTGGGCCAAAGTACTTGTACTCACTCTGATTTGGCTGAGCATCGTTGGAGCACTGACCAACCTGTGGTTTGGCTGGCTGCCTGCGATGTTCAGCGCTGGAAGCGCTGCGTTTCCATATGCTCCGGTGGGGTTGATCGGGTGGAGCGTGAGTAACCTGGCGGGAATTCTCGGGGGAGACATCGGATTCGTCAATGGCTTGGTGGTGGCGGCGTTCCAGGCGCTGGCGCTGATCATTGTTGCGCGGCTGGCGTTGTCCAAAGACATCTCGAATCCGGTGCGATTGGCCGCCTGGTCGCTGTCGGCCGTGGTTCTTCTCGCGCCAATAATTCAGCCGTGGTACATCTTGTGGCTGATGGCATTATTCGTGATTTCACATCGAGTGTCCTGGTCTTCGGAAAAATTGATGATCTACGTCTCCAGCCTCATTCTGGTGGCGGTATTTGTCGACCAGCTTTCCATCGAGCAATGGCACTCGGCGTGGATGATGCGCTCCTTCGCCGGAGCATTGGCGGTCCTGCTGTTTGCCGGCCTGTTCCGCTTTGATGCCAAAACCCGGCGCATTCTTGCAGGCCCGGCCGGGCCAGCCGGATCTTCGCATCAAGGCAAAATGCCATAGCCAAGATCACATGGCCCAGCACAGGTTCTTCCTCGAACCGTCGGCTTAGATAGAACTATGCAAACGATGATTTGGCCTGCGGCCATAGCAGTTCTCGGTGCCGCCCTGTTTCTCGGTGCTGCGGGAGTCTTCCTGCTGGCCGTGCAATACCGGCGCCACGGCCGGGTGTCTTGGCGCCGCACCATCACCACAGCTATGGCGGCAATCTACGGGTTCGGCTTGTTTAGTTACACCATGCTGCCGTTGCCCGCGACCCGCCAAGCGGCTTGCTACAGCGGGATGGGGATCACCCAAACGGATCCCGGACATTTCCTGTATGAATTCAGGGCAGCGATCGCTGAATTGGGGCTTCGCGGATTCGCTACGAGCTTCGTGCTGTGGCAAATTTTGTTCAATATCATCTTGTTCATGCCGCTGGGCATCCTGGCCGTGCGCTGGTTGCGCGGGAACGTCTTCACCGGCATGGTGCTGGGCTTTGCCGCTTCGCTGGCGATCGAGCTTACCCAGTACACCGGAATTTGGGGCCTGTACAACTGCGCCTACCGGGTAGCCGATGTCGACGACCTGATCATGAATACCGCGGGGGCGCTTCTTGGTGCCATCCTTGCGTACCTGCCCATCTTCAGTTTCCTCACCGGTCCCAAGGAAGGCGATGCACGCTACGCGGCTCCTCGCAGGGTTACCCGTGCCCGGCGGGCATTGGCCAACGTCTTTGACGCGGCCATCACCACTGGGGCCGTCTTTGCGATCACCGGTGCCCTGTCGCTGGTCGAAAGACTGGGCGGGCCAGCCACCAATGAACGCTTGATGAATTTCTGGATTCCGCTGGTGGTCGTGTTCTTCGTCTTTCTGCTTCCCAGCATGAGCCCAGGCCGGGCCTCGCTGGGACAGCGCTGCGCGTGGTTGATGGTTGCTGGCCCCGGCTCTGTCCCCGCCTCGGCGCCTCGGGCGCTGATCCGCAGCATCCTTGGATTTGGCGGAATCACTTTCCTGTTCCAAATTTCCACGAGCCTCACGGATGTCAGCCCATACCCGATTTTGAACATGCTGGTCACCGCCTATATCGCGGTGAGCGTGGTCTTCTTCCTCGCTGATTCCCATCACCGCGGGCTGGCCGGGAAGGCTACCAGAACCGGTTTTATTGATCGCCGGGCCATGTCAAT encodes:
- the mptB gene encoding polyprenol phosphomannose-dependent alpha 1,6 mannosyltransferase MptB, whose product is MAVLAINRMLLGESLRSLGWQGFAASAMITVASWGIGWFPRNQLSPLARSGFFIEFRTDASGVITCIILMALGMVWLTRTWIVTRPRVQGAMGVTHKELGRLLGMWAAPLMFSFPILSRDVYSYLAQGRMLHADKSPYAEGISALPGWFDGGSDGLWAQSPSPYGPFFLVLARIIFFASNGIPEIGVGLLRVVAMLGVIGCFHFTAKLANKMGQNPTWANWAIVGNPLFLLTMIGGVHNDALMIAGVFCAMAYAYDRRPVASTLALSIAISVKPIVLLVLPFLGLIILGKNPSKRARWSMWAKVLVLTLIWLSIVGALTNLWFGWLPAMFSAGSAAFPYAPVGLIGWSVSNLAGILGGDIGFVNGLVVAAFQALALIIVARLALSKDISNPVRLAAWSLSAVVLLAPIIQPWYILWLMALFVISHRVSWSSEKLMIYVSSLILVAVFVDQLSIEQWHSAWMMRSFAGALAVLLFAGLFRFDAKTRRILAGPAGPAGSSHQGKMP
- the mptB gene encoding polyprenol phosphomannose-dependent alpha 1,6 mannosyltransferase MptB, whose translation is MSASNVEAVRSQPEAGINRTLLSGVIGASLLLFGSFGTGWLASVSPLNRDPFFIMLRTEAAGVITCVILLAIGCWLLFRSWWRLGQKLRDWGEGSLKIIRRAVWLWSIPMFVALPIMSRDVFAYIGQGRLVDAGQDPYVDGISSLNNWFQLGTDTMWAQDGTPYGPLYLSIEYLVVNIVGGSTDAAILAFRAIAFIGVLLCLHFVPKLAELHSVPGAKAAWMTVANPLFLVNFVASAHNDALMTGLSVWAVYLACKRHGFWAIVVLAASIGVKPITLVLLPFIGLLWAGPNATWPRRILYWFYSGMIFLALMTAVGWLNGYWFGWLDVMLNYTGAGFSIFAPLGLMTVAISSIFQSFGWESDGVLSVIKTAGRLIGVLMAIVLMFRGKYSHLVQRMAIAFSAIVVLSPVIQPWYLLWLLPFFAATGLRDDWQMLWLHLTTIFFLAYQAADQIFVWQFLQDSLVPRVQMISWGISIACAVYLVFFDPKTKTICPDLLSSTNWLKKPKKA
- a CDS encoding VanZ family protein gives rise to the protein MQTMIWPAAIAVLGAALFLGAAGVFLLAVQYRRHGRVSWRRTITTAMAAIYGFGLFSYTMLPLPATRQAACYSGMGITQTDPGHFLYEFRAAIAELGLRGFATSFVLWQILFNIILFMPLGILAVRWLRGNVFTGMVLGFAASLAIELTQYTGIWGLYNCAYRVADVDDLIMNTAGALLGAILAYLPIFSFLTGPKEGDARYAAPRRVTRARRALANVFDAAITTGAVFAITGALSLVERLGGPATNERLMNFWIPLVVVFFVFLLPSMSPGRASLGQRCAWLMVAGPGSVPASAPRALIRSILGFGGITFLFQISTSLTDVSPYPILNMLVTAYIAVSVVFFLADSHHRGLAGKATRTGFIDRRAMSIREH
- the orn gene encoding oligoribonuclease; amino-acid sequence: MASNSEKIVWIDCEMTGLDLVNDALIEVAVLITDSELVVVDEGIQVVIKPEPAALAQMDDFVRNMHTVSGLLPELEQGITMDEAQRIVLDYIKQHVPEAKKALLGGNSVGTDKNFLARDMPEVIEHLHYRIIDVSTLKELSRRWYPAAHFEAPVKTGNHRALGDIQDSIDELRYYRESIMVPTPGPTVEEARLIASRIAPNS